From Vibrio artabrorum, a single genomic window includes:
- a CDS encoding tandem-95 repeat protein yields the protein MDMTTLNLGGALALGQRIVLSVDGTIKVLDEEQPLQAGDVVLESSSDPDTPQLSATRFSPEDGGEVELDQDIANIFTALEEGQDPTVLSEEFATAAGQNGSSLSTSGTIERNGEETIPGTEFITTGFEALGMSRTQSLSLLDAFRSFNQSPNFVDNNNVSVEDTISFSTNEDTRVNGTLSALDQDGDSLSFAKATDPLNGTVVVDENGDWTYTPNENYNGDDSFTVVVSDGEGGTDTVTVNIGVTPVNDAPVAEPKEDSLFEGQVITGSLSATDVDLPEGELLAFTTDSDVDGLELNLDGTYTFDASSYERLAEGERIVIQVPVSVTDDLGATDTTLLTITVTGTNDTPVVDMVNTGSVKEDTDLSDTNTLSTSGALTFSDVDTNDTPQVTFTEKGLASWTGGVLTSEQASKLADGFALVDGKWTYDVANSDINFLAEGESITLKFDVTVDDGNTNGSVTETVTITINGTNDTPVVDMVNTGSVKEDTDLSDTNTLSTSGTLTFSDVDTNDTPQVTFTEKGLASWTGGVLTSEQASKLADGFALADGKWTYDVANSDINFLAEGESITLKFDVTVDDGNTNGSVTETVTITINGTNDGPVAIDDTYQAYSETLLFSESFENMTSTGRWTVISGDQLDDWSATQGLEIQHESVVNKASDGEYIAELDAYQNTAITTSIDTSGQDSMRVDFDYNPRRDGNSSSDMTFKVGDTLVTVHADGTLSGADGLNVQIGQPDVNGWYRITAEFEVHEDMTDLTFAGAGASDSYGALLDNITVTGVTQPQLVTEEDQPITISFAELLANDTDVDGDELSIVEGSITSVTNGTLSVDYNDKTITFMPSQDYNGEATFTYQVTDGHGGTEQAVVTINVKPVNDAPEFMNENGTNGGYEFGYDEGIDDSTVIGTVAAEDIDNTQSELSFSFQSGNEQGWFEIDNQGRITLTSAGVASLANDFDIKSNIHNLVVTVSDGTDSVDTTVKLTEDNLNDEDTKFDSDNVMFNYQENLAPNVTIGTVTATDKDGSNITYSIEQGDNLYIEDKPLYQVDPHTGEISLTEEGAVAFTNDYESSGNSHLIKVTATGTDGKGEPTVGTISVTLNEADDESDNKPQAEDFSVSLDAQGKSSILFDSSDESSDQISDKEDDRANIQLGVIITELPDSGTLYYVNENNVKTEVIIGEKYDDPNRIVYEDDQESTGFFLGVDDTSTLDKGPHSTAEFHNWGDEVDAYTRELKFDNGDVVTITSEGRNNLDAKPLVQNNSQQGHMGFGIASTNRGIHQDEAIKIDFSSRPADSVTVGLSGLGGWFAPNADDSIQSRAEITVTFDYGDGITEEKTFLYDDTHNNQNVTIVAPEGAEIVSVEASTQGPGNWELTSLETKASDSFEYKAVDSDGNESDIKTVTIDKSGDLTANNDPQSFEVKLGEFSEDNDSPWSVEGAELNASFNGQDRDFAHSGIKIGVAGQVGGLGAQIEYDRAEQQSEKFEIHLDNPATQFTFSVSNLFKNEGNDGNFTDNHEQGSWVAYLNGVAVAGDTFIAEDGNNKGTYEITPLGPDGTPIAFDTVVFEATEYSNQATHDNDASDYFLTGFKASSEGAYAVNQGGILEIPTSKLAGLIGSELLNNDIDSDGDNLRITYVYGETEGNAYIKDGIVYFDLTGDDFVGETTFKYQITDDNGQVASAEVNVIVNPLPTPASVASVDLLADSVIEGDDLGFKVTLDSSALVETQLDVRFGKDTDDAQDSGNEKDLDLSKLGFTNGVTYDEQSGKLIVPVGVKGFAVLIPTLVDGVHELDESYSLTVDGVSDTGIIENVDTIELTVEGVADVAEGSNAVFEVSLNNPSSENIDVSLAISLTGNATSAETRDFKDIGELYTVYYLQPQLSGEVKRVDLDVVIKDGKPTVTIPSGETEIVVEVATKDDLIFEGGEDFNLVVTDESGYISNGSDSDQVTILDDGSDPDGPDGPQVNNDDRPIVQSISDIEIEEGLSGTFIVELSNHSESITTIEMSLNDGSAVSADGQPTEGDFNGSRVVVTFGQGADKYSETVEVINGKFVVSVPEGHDSFAVEVATNQDTHSDNNEMFSISGNAPHQQDAVTGVATIVDNEAPMVDLNGALYDIEYVSEGAGYSNVFGYYINDDSGEKPLHVLVSNSNDPSLSPGTLLDSPLASIDNLEFFLIPNGFNKIDSDKLDDLKVNDQGQLVVDGVVQSGIPVYRSTDEEHQISTSVDSDGNLVLSFDDQKGQGNDDNDFNDLVIKVSKVDTDGIDDNSAYVEGEAAAIADINADVFDDKDIIKSMNVTLINAKEGDNLTWPENSGFNVSKSVNGTLIALVISHPSGDVSAHEFEAFLKSIRFVNSSDTPDEETRLVEVTVSDGVNQSETATASISVTGTDELSFSNVAGIEDQFIDLNMSVADALTSVSTIELSGIPQGAIIVVGGVESTVDNSGTVIVGIDDIASVKVKALEHSDVNFEISVTAKDADQQTVETGRIHVDVHPDADKPTLVIGDFEKVAAIDFEDVEITSGSWDSDIEINNVKGTSTIGEWNTSNSGKHVEVGTEGTYLTGSSDNKVMEIEGEVGDKVLYTDMDLVAGRFYNFKFDIAARDDVNPSDSDMEVSLFKLDDSGNPIESSKVTLYDFIAERQGSGWQEGTFTLPVEDSGKYRLVLEADEADSTGAIIDNIQFTAVDNYGYEDSFIKLSEISSSLVDATDGSETLTVELEGLPVGSLLVDGTHTYTVTEAGRIDVTGWDLAELQIKVLDPSTFDIKVIATATETDTNKDDDVHGEHGDLGGKLANASEATINVTVLERPQGPDSTNEHPIAKDFLVSSDTNVASINFAPNATDTEDDASSTDSKHTSVRIEELPEYGKLYEVNEQGEVIGDALAVGTIVLDSANVIYVANDIDDIEIGSDFTDVNFVVDNELNQKNNQPGVDRLDLDGVVVAGGLFDGSMFTDGNATIKYDHNPNQLGVFVHTSHDSGTGSETGIGEYISFASDRGNISSAEIYLSSVQGLLGNGNGNNQQSTAKLVAYLFDNGQQVGGPIELPLENVNHSAHTASVDVSSDSVTFDEVRLAVVNPSNSGQGAGFNVSAIEFDVNGVVGIQDDFKYSAVDSKPQDSLSQGTVTINATSIIGAVASGIDHVTVTGNNMVWNQSAAHTWETESSSLLGYDELDGAIINVGVGGDSVNMGAGSDTVYMGDSIVPGMDQNVNLDNQNAAIDRLIHADINGSTATTADDMTYGDEDYHHKLESYSNAGVDIVQSGGGNDTVYGEEGVDLIFGGTGHDVLNGGSGDDAVRGGSGNDTLVGGLGDDILVGDDGADLFQWVDQPFQGDVDKITDFALGEDHLDISQLLPTENSMSDLLEHITIEKVDNGGDKGLVITISEDANSDGQTQTIILDNTGNQFDSVNVQGDGRVMSSDLSHLVNQLFVNLPD from the coding sequence ATGGATATGACAACATTGAATTTGGGTGGTGCATTGGCACTTGGCCAGCGCATTGTTCTCTCGGTAGATGGTACGATTAAAGTCTTAGATGAAGAACAACCACTGCAAGCCGGGGATGTTGTCCTTGAATCGTCAAGTGACCCCGATACTCCTCAGCTTTCGGCGACCCGCTTTTCACCAGAAGACGGTGGAGAAGTTGAACTTGACCAAGATATCGCGAATATCTTTACCGCATTAGAAGAAGGCCAAGATCCAACGGTGTTAAGTGAAGAGTTCGCTACCGCTGCTGGTCAAAATGGTTCTAGCTTGAGTACAAGTGGAACTATCGAGCGAAATGGTGAAGAAACTATCCCGGGTACTGAATTCATCACCACAGGATTTGAAGCGCTAGGTATGTCTCGAACTCAAAGTCTTAGCCTTCTTGATGCTTTCCGTTCGTTCAATCAATCTCCTAACTTTGTCGATAACAATAATGTATCTGTTGAAGATACGATCTCCTTCTCCACAAATGAAGACACTCGAGTCAATGGCACCTTGTCAGCTTTAGACCAAGATGGTGATTCCCTATCTTTCGCAAAAGCGACCGATCCTTTAAATGGTACTGTCGTCGTCGATGAAAACGGTGATTGGACTTACACCCCCAATGAGAACTATAACGGTGATGACAGCTTTACGGTTGTTGTCTCTGACGGAGAAGGTGGTACTGACACGGTTACGGTTAACATTGGCGTAACGCCTGTGAATGATGCACCAGTGGCTGAACCAAAAGAGGATTCGTTATTTGAAGGGCAGGTTATTACCGGATCGCTTAGTGCGACAGATGTTGATCTTCCTGAAGGTGAGTTACTGGCTTTTACCACGGATTCTGATGTTGATGGTTTAGAACTCAATCTAGATGGTACATATACTTTCGACGCGTCTTCTTACGAGCGCTTGGCTGAAGGAGAGCGCATTGTTATCCAAGTCCCCGTATCCGTTACAGACGATCTAGGTGCGACCGATACCACTCTATTGACCATTACCGTTACTGGTACTAATGACACACCAGTGGTCGATATGGTTAACACCGGCAGTGTGAAAGAAGACACTGACTTGTCAGACACCAATACATTGAGCACATCAGGTGCGTTAACGTTCAGTGATGTTGACACGAATGACACACCGCAAGTGACGTTTACAGAAAAGGGTTTAGCAAGTTGGACGGGCGGGGTATTAACGTCCGAACAGGCAAGTAAATTGGCAGACGGCTTCGCGTTGGTAGACGGTAAATGGACCTATGACGTTGCAAACAGTGATATCAATTTTTTGGCTGAAGGTGAAAGCATCACTTTGAAGTTTGATGTGACCGTTGATGATGGTAATACCAATGGATCAGTAACCGAGACGGTAACCATCACCATTAACGGTACTAACGACACACCAGTGGTCGATATGGTTAACACCGGCAGTGTGAAAGAAGACACTGACTTGTCAGACACCAATACATTGAGCACATCAGGTACGTTAACATTCAGTGATGTTGACACGAATGACACACCGCAAGTGACGTTTACAGAAAAGGGTTTAGCAAGTTGGACGGGCGGGGTATTAACGTCCGAACAGGCAAGTAAATTGGCAGACGGCTTCGCGTTGGCAGACGGTAAATGGACCTATGACGTTGCAAACAGTGATATCAACTTCTTGGCTGAAGGTGAAAGTATCACTTTGAAGTTTGATGTGACCGTTGATGATGGTAATACCAATGGATCAGTAACCGAGACGGTAACCATCACCATTAACGGTACTAACGATGGTCCCGTGGCAATTGATGATACGTACCAAGCTTATAGTGAGACGCTGCTTTTCTCTGAGTCGTTTGAAAACATGACAAGTACTGGTCGCTGGACGGTGATTAGCGGTGATCAGCTTGACGACTGGAGTGCAACTCAGGGTCTAGAAATTCAACATGAAAGTGTGGTCAATAAGGCCTCCGACGGCGAATATATCGCTGAGCTTGATGCTTATCAAAATACAGCGATCACAACAAGTATTGATACATCTGGTCAAGATAGCATGCGCGTTGATTTTGACTACAACCCTCGTAGAGATGGTAATTCATCTTCAGATATGACCTTTAAAGTCGGTGATACCTTGGTTACCGTTCACGCAGATGGGACGCTGTCGGGTGCTGATGGGCTTAATGTTCAAATTGGTCAACCTGATGTCAATGGTTGGTATCGCATCACGGCGGAGTTTGAAGTTCATGAGGATATGACTGATCTCACGTTTGCCGGTGCTGGGGCTTCAGACAGTTATGGCGCACTGTTAGATAACATTACAGTAACAGGTGTCACCCAACCCCAACTTGTTACTGAAGAAGACCAACCGATCACGATTTCTTTTGCTGAGCTGTTGGCGAACGATACTGACGTTGATGGTGATGAGCTTTCGATAGTCGAGGGTTCAATCACTTCAGTGACTAACGGTACGCTTTCCGTTGATTATAACGACAAGACAATCACATTCATGCCGTCTCAAGACTACAACGGCGAGGCTACTTTTACGTATCAAGTAACCGATGGCCATGGTGGTACGGAGCAAGCCGTCGTGACTATCAACGTTAAACCCGTTAACGATGCCCCAGAGTTCATGAATGAAAATGGGACTAACGGTGGCTATGAGTTTGGTTATGATGAAGGTATTGATGACTCTACCGTTATTGGCACGGTAGCTGCGGAAGATATCGATAATACTCAGAGCGAGCTTTCATTTAGTTTCCAGTCTGGTAACGAACAAGGTTGGTTTGAGATCGATAACCAAGGACGCATTACATTGACCAGTGCTGGTGTCGCGTCGTTAGCGAATGATTTTGATATTAAGTCTAATATCCATAACCTCGTTGTGACGGTCAGTGATGGGACGGATAGTGTTGATACAACGGTGAAGCTAACAGAAGATAACTTGAATGATGAGGATACTAAGTTTGATTCAGACAACGTTATGTTCAACTACCAAGAGAACCTCGCGCCTAACGTGACCATAGGTACTGTTACTGCGACGGATAAAGATGGAAGTAATATCACTTACTCAATTGAACAAGGTGACAATCTATATATTGAAGATAAGCCGTTGTATCAGGTTGATCCTCATACCGGTGAGATTAGCCTGACTGAAGAAGGTGCCGTCGCTTTTACTAACGACTATGAGAGCTCGGGTAACTCTCACTTAATTAAAGTGACAGCGACAGGTACTGACGGTAAGGGTGAACCTACGGTTGGCACCATAAGTGTGACTCTCAATGAAGCTGACGATGAATCAGATAATAAGCCTCAAGCTGAGGACTTTAGTGTCTCGCTCGATGCTCAGGGTAAGTCGAGCATCCTGTTCGATTCTAGCGATGAATCCAGCGATCAAATCAGTGACAAAGAAGACGATCGAGCCAATATTCAACTTGGCGTGATCATCACAGAGTTGCCTGACTCCGGTACTCTCTATTACGTCAATGAAAATAACGTTAAGACTGAAGTCATCATTGGAGAGAAGTATGATGATCCTAACCGTATCGTTTATGAAGATGACCAAGAGTCAACAGGGTTCTTCTTAGGTGTTGATGACACATCCACATTAGATAAGGGGCCCCATAGCACTGCAGAGTTCCATAACTGGGGGGATGAAGTCGATGCGTATACTCGCGAACTAAAGTTTGACAATGGTGATGTGGTCACTATTACTTCTGAAGGTCGAAATAACCTTGATGCTAAGCCGTTAGTACAAAACAACAGTCAGCAAGGCCACATGGGTTTCGGTATTGCATCGACGAACCGCGGTATTCACCAAGACGAGGCGATCAAGATTGATTTTTCTTCTCGTCCAGCAGACTCAGTAACGGTTGGCCTAAGTGGTTTAGGCGGTTGGTTCGCCCCAAATGCTGATGATAGTATTCAATCAAGAGCTGAGATTACCGTTACCTTTGATTATGGTGATGGCATCACAGAAGAAAAAACCTTCCTTTATGACGACACTCATAATAATCAAAATGTCACGATTGTTGCACCTGAAGGTGCTGAGATAGTTTCAGTTGAAGCAAGTACACAAGGCCCTGGCAACTGGGAACTGACTTCTCTTGAAACTAAGGCGTCAGATTCATTTGAATATAAAGCGGTAGACAGTGATGGTAACGAAAGTGACATTAAGACGGTTACTATTGATAAGTCTGGCGACCTGACAGCGAATAACGACCCGCAAAGCTTCGAAGTTAAACTGGGTGAATTCAGTGAAGACAATGACTCTCCATGGTCGGTTGAAGGCGCTGAGCTAAATGCTAGCTTCAATGGCCAAGATAGAGACTTTGCACACAGCGGTATTAAGATTGGTGTTGCCGGTCAAGTCGGTGGATTGGGCGCTCAGATCGAATATGATCGTGCCGAACAGCAGTCTGAGAAGTTTGAAATCCACTTAGACAACCCGGCGACTCAATTTACCTTCTCAGTATCTAACCTGTTTAAAAACGAAGGTAATGACGGTAATTTCACTGATAACCATGAACAAGGTAGCTGGGTTGCGTACCTCAATGGTGTAGCGGTTGCGGGTGATACGTTTATTGCTGAAGACGGTAACAATAAAGGTACTTACGAAATAACACCGCTTGGTCCAGATGGTACTCCAATCGCGTTTGATACTGTGGTATTTGAAGCAACTGAGTATTCTAACCAAGCAACGCATGATAATGATGCGTCAGATTATTTCCTTACGGGTTTTAAAGCCTCTAGTGAAGGCGCATATGCCGTTAATCAAGGCGGCATTCTTGAGATTCCGACATCGAAGCTTGCTGGTCTTATCGGTTCCGAGCTTCTTAATAATGATATCGATTCCGATGGTGACAATCTACGTATTACCTATGTATACGGTGAAACGGAAGGTAATGCGTACATTAAAGATGGCATCGTATACTTTGATTTAACTGGCGATGATTTTGTCGGTGAAACAACGTTTAAATATCAGATTACTGATGATAATGGCCAAGTAGCGAGTGCTGAAGTTAATGTTATCGTCAACCCTCTGCCGACTCCTGCTAGTGTAGCGTCTGTAGACCTGTTAGCAGACTCAGTCATTGAAGGTGATGACCTTGGCTTCAAAGTAACTCTAGACTCGAGTGCGCTTGTTGAAACTCAGCTCGATGTAAGGTTTGGTAAAGATACCGATGATGCACAAGATTCTGGTAATGAGAAAGATCTCGACCTTAGCAAACTTGGTTTCACAAATGGTGTTACTTATGACGAGCAAAGCGGCAAACTGATTGTCCCCGTCGGCGTTAAAGGTTTCGCCGTTCTTATCCCTACGCTGGTTGATGGCGTCCATGAGCTTGACGAAAGCTACAGCTTAACAGTCGATGGTGTATCTGACACTGGCATCATCGAAAACGTTGATACGATTGAGCTAACGGTTGAGGGTGTTGCCGACGTCGCTGAAGGCTCGAATGCAGTCTTCGAAGTCAGTCTAAATAATCCGTCTTCAGAGAATATCGACGTATCGCTAGCCATTTCTCTTACTGGCAATGCCACTTCTGCGGAAACGAGGGACTTCAAAGATATCGGTGAGCTATACACGGTGTACTATTTGCAGCCACAACTGTCCGGTGAGGTAAAGCGTGTTGATCTTGATGTCGTGATTAAGGATGGTAAACCAACGGTTACTATCCCTAGTGGCGAAACAGAGATTGTTGTTGAAGTGGCAACAAAAGATGACCTTATATTTGAAGGGGGTGAAGACTTTAACCTGGTTGTTACTGACGAGTCTGGTTATATATCAAATGGCTCTGACTCAGATCAAGTCACTATTTTGGATGATGGTTCTGATCCAGATGGCCCTGATGGTCCACAAGTTAACAATGATGATCGTCCAATCGTTCAAAGCATTAGCGACATTGAAATTGAAGAAGGCCTGTCTGGAACGTTTATTGTAGAGCTTTCAAATCACAGCGAATCGATAACCACAATTGAAATGTCTCTAAATGATGGCTCTGCTGTGAGTGCAGATGGTCAACCCACAGAGGGTGACTTTAATGGATCTCGTGTAGTCGTTACGTTTGGCCAAGGGGCTGATAAGTACAGCGAAACTGTCGAGGTTATTAATGGTAAGTTTGTCGTTAGCGTTCCTGAAGGGCATGACTCATTTGCAGTTGAAGTTGCAACTAACCAAGATACGCATTCCGATAACAATGAGATGTTCTCTATTTCAGGCAATGCTCCTCATCAGCAAGACGCGGTGACGGGTGTTGCTACAATTGTCGACAACGAAGCACCAATGGTCGACCTCAATGGGGCGCTCTACGATATTGAGTATGTCAGTGAAGGCGCTGGCTACAGCAATGTCTTTGGTTACTATATCAATGACGACTCGGGTGAAAAGCCACTTCACGTACTGGTTTCTAATAGTAACGACCCAAGTCTCTCTCCAGGTACTTTGTTAGATTCCCCGTTGGCTTCGATTGATAACCTCGAGTTCTTCTTAATTCCAAATGGCTTCAATAAGATTGATAGCGATAAACTCGATGACCTTAAAGTCAATGACCAAGGTCAGTTAGTTGTCGATGGTGTTGTTCAATCGGGTATTCCAGTTTATAGATCGACTGACGAAGAGCATCAGATCTCAACCTCGGTTGATAGTGACGGCAATCTAGTATTGAGTTTTGATGACCAAAAAGGCCAAGGTAACGACGATAATGACTTCAACGATCTGGTTATTAAAGTCAGCAAGGTTGATACAGATGGCATTGACGATAACTCGGCATACGTTGAGGGCGAAGCCGCGGCTATCGCCGATATCAACGCTGATGTTTTTGACGATAAAGACATCATCAAATCGATGAACGTTACGCTAATCAATGCTAAAGAGGGTGACAATTTAACGTGGCCTGAGAATAGTGGCTTCAATGTCTCGAAATCAGTGAATGGGACTTTAATCGCACTCGTTATTAGTCATCCATCTGGTGATGTTTCTGCCCATGAGTTTGAAGCGTTCTTGAAGTCGATTCGATTTGTAAATAGTAGCGATACGCCTGATGAAGAAACACGCTTAGTTGAGGTAACGGTTTCTGACGGTGTTAACCAGTCTGAAACCGCTACAGCGTCAATTTCTGTGACCGGTACTGATGAATTATCGTTCAGCAATGTGGCCGGTATAGAAGATCAGTTTATAGACCTAAATATGAGTGTTGCTGACGCCTTAACGTCGGTTAGCACGATAGAGCTGTCAGGTATTCCACAAGGTGCAATTATCGTCGTTGGTGGCGTTGAGTCTACAGTGGATAACAGTGGCACTGTTATTGTTGGTATTGATGATATTGCATCCGTTAAAGTGAAAGCGTTAGAGCATAGTGATGTTAACTTTGAGATTTCAGTAACAGCTAAAGACGCTGATCAACAGACTGTAGAAACGGGTCGTATTCACGTTGATGTTCACCCTGATGCGGACAAACCTACACTGGTTATCGGTGACTTTGAGAAAGTAGCCGCGATCGATTTTGAAGATGTAGAGATAACGTCAGGCTCTTGGGATAGTGACATTGAAATAAATAACGTCAAGGGTACATCGACCATTGGCGAGTGGAACACGTCTAATTCCGGTAAACATGTTGAAGTGGGTACAGAAGGAACTTACTTAACTGGCTCGTCAGACAATAAAGTGATGGAGATTGAAGGCGAAGTAGGAGACAAAGTTCTCTATACCGATATGGACCTTGTCGCTGGTCGCTTCTACAATTTTAAATTCGATATTGCTGCGAGAGACGATGTTAATCCTTCAGACTCCGACATGGAGGTATCGCTCTTTAAATTAGATGATTCTGGTAATCCCATTGAGAGCAGTAAAGTAACACTTTATGACTTTATCGCTGAGCGACAAGGTAGTGGTTGGCAAGAGGGAACGTTCACGTTACCCGTTGAAGATTCTGGTAAATACCGCCTTGTATTAGAAGCAGACGAAGCAGACTCTACAGGAGCAATAATTGATAATATTCAATTTACTGCGGTTGATAACTATGGTTACGAAGATTCATTTATCAAACTTAGCGAGATTAGTTCTTCGTTGGTGGATGCGACAGACGGATCTGAGACTCTTACTGTAGAGTTGGAAGGCCTTCCTGTTGGTTCATTGTTAGTTGATGGAACGCATACGTATACCGTCACAGAGGCCGGCCGAATTGATGTTACTGGTTGGGATCTAGCAGAACTTCAGATCAAGGTATTAGACCCTAGCACTTTTGACATTAAGGTCATCGCAACGGCGACAGAGACGGACACCAACAAGGATGATGATGTTCACGGAGAGCACGGTGATCTTGGTGGCAAGTTGGCTAATGCGTCTGAAGCGACAATTAATGTTACCGTTCTTGAGCGCCCTCAAGGCCCGGATAGTACCAATGAGCATCCAATTGCAAAAGACTTTTTAGTTTCTTCGGATACTAATGTTGCAAGTATTAACTTCGCGCCAAATGCGACCGATACTGAAGATGATGCTAGCAGTACCGATAGTAAGCACACTTCGGTACGAATTGAAGAGTTGCCAGAGTATGGCAAGCTCTATGAGGTTAATGAACAAGGTGAGGTTATTGGTGATGCGCTAGCCGTCGGTACAATTGTTTTAGATAGCGCGAATGTTATTTACGTGGCTAACGATATCGATGATATCGAGATTGGCAGTGACTTTACTGACGTTAATTTTGTTGTGGATAATGAGTTAAACCAGAAAAACAATCAGCCAGGAGTCGATCGCTTAGATCTAGATGGTGTGGTCGTTGCTGGTGGTTTGTTTGACGGTTCAATGTTCACCGATGGAAACGCAACGATCAAATATGACCACAACCCTAATCAGTTAGGGGTATTTGTTCACACGAGCCACGATAGTGGAACAGGCTCTGAAACTGGCATCGGCGAGTACATTTCTTTTGCTTCAGATAGGGGGAATATTTCTTCAGCAGAGATTTATTTATCTAGCGTGCAAGGTTTACTTGGCAATGGCAATGGCAACAATCAACAATCGACAGCCAAGCTCGTTGCCTATCTATTTGATAACGGACAACAGGTTGGTGGCCCCATCGAATTACCGTTGGAAAACGTCAATCATAGTGCTCATACGGCAAGTGTTGATGTTAGCTCGGATTCTGTCACCTTTGATGAAGTTAGACTGGCGGTAGTTAACCCGAGTAACTCAGGGCAAGGTGCAGGGTTTAATGTTTCCGCTATTGAGTTTGACGTTAATGGTGTTGTGGGTATTCAAGATGACTTTAAGTATTCCGCTGTTGACTCGAAACCACAAGACAGTCTATCTCAAGGCACGGTTACGATTAACGCCACCTCGATTATCGGTGCGGTTGCCAGTGGTATCGATCATGTTACAGTAACGGGTAACAATATGGTTTGGAATCAGTCGGCTGCACATACTTGGGAAACAGAGTCCAGCTCTCTGTTAGGCTATGATGAGCTTGACGGCGCGATTATCAATGTGGGTGTTGGCGGTGACAGTGTCAATATGGGCGCTGGTTCTGATACGGTTTATATGGGCGATAGTATCGTTCCAGGCATGGATCAGAATGTTAATCTCGATAACCAGAACGCAGCGATAGATAGACTTATTCATGCTGATATAAACGGAAGTACAGCGACTACTGCTGATGATATGACTTATGGTGATGAAGATTACCATCACAAGTTGGAAAGTTATTCTAACGCAGGTGTAGATATCGTTCAAAGTGGTGGTGGTAACGACACTGTATACGGTGAGGAAGGGGTCGATCTTATTTTTGGTGGTACTGGCCATGATGTTCTCAACGGTGGATCAGGGGATGATGCTGTCCGTGGTGGTTCGGGGAACGATACGCTTGTTGGTGGGTTGGGTGATGACATTTTAGTTGGAGATGATGGTGCCGACTTATTTCAATGGGTCGATCAGCCATTCCAAGGTGATGTTGATAAAATTACTGACTTTGCTCTAGGTGAAGATCATCTTGATATCTCTCAATTATTGCCGACAGAAAATTCGATGTCTGATCTTCTTGAGCATATCACGATTGAAAAAGTCGATAATGGTGGTGACAAAGGTTTGGTTATTACTATTTCTGAGGATGCCAATAGTGATGGTCAAACGCAAACGATCATTCTCGATAATACGGGTAATCAGTTTGATTCTGTGAACGTTCAAGGTGATGGTCGTGTAATGAGTAGTGACCTGAGTCATTTGGTTAATCAACTCTTTGTCAACTTGCCGGATTAA